Proteins from a single region of Mycoplasma leachii PG50:
- the ftsZ gene encoding cell division protein FtsZ — translation MTNQFKQIARIKVLGVGGAGNNAIRRMFEENVQGVEFYIINTDAQILESSPVPNKIILGEKTTKGLGAGGNPEVGKAAAIESEEEIRKVVEGADLIFIAAGMGGGTGTGAAPVIAKIAQESGALVIGIVTKPFIFEGRHRNINAKEGLEELRKYVDSVIVVSNDKLLEYIGSIPIAESFKEADTILKQGVQTITDLIAVPATINLDFADVKTVMYKKGNALFGIGVASGKDKAVEAAKEAISSKLLEASIEGAKDIIVNITGGRTVSLNDAYDVVGVISQAVNNKELNIVFGMAINDDLTDDDEIIVTVIATGFDNKNLQNHEPNIVKSNKSEMQSEVMKKSETKETEEENDEFDDEMSLTTTEDTEEDFNDDDFPTFLK, via the coding sequence ATGACAAACCAATTTAAACAAATAGCAAGAATTAAAGTATTAGGTGTTGGTGGAGCTGGAAACAATGCCATTAGAAGAATGTTTGAAGAAAATGTTCAAGGTGTTGAATTTTATATTATAAATACTGATGCACAAATTTTAGAATCTTCACCAGTACCAAACAAAATTATATTAGGAGAAAAAACTACTAAAGGACTAGGAGCTGGAGGAAATCCTGAAGTAGGAAAAGCAGCAGCTATTGAAAGTGAAGAAGAAATAAGAAAAGTAGTTGAGGGTGCTGATTTAATTTTTATTGCTGCTGGAATGGGAGGAGGTACTGGAACTGGTGCTGCTCCTGTAATTGCTAAAATTGCTCAAGAATCTGGAGCATTAGTAATTGGAATTGTAACTAAACCATTTATTTTTGAAGGAAGACATAGAAATATTAATGCTAAAGAAGGTTTAGAAGAATTAAGAAAATATGTTGATTCAGTAATAGTTGTTTCAAATGATAAATTATTAGAGTACATTGGATCAATTCCAATTGCTGAGTCATTTAAAGAAGCTGATACTATTTTAAAACAAGGTGTTCAAACTATAACTGATTTAATTGCAGTTCCAGCTACAATTAATTTAGACTTTGCTGATGTTAAGACAGTTATGTATAAAAAGGGAAATGCTTTATTTGGAATAGGAGTAGCTTCTGGAAAAGATAAAGCTGTTGAAGCTGCAAAAGAAGCAATTTCATCAAAATTATTAGAAGCTTCAATTGAAGGAGCTAAAGATATTATTGTAAATATTACTGGTGGAAGAACAGTAAGTTTAAACGATGCTTATGATGTAGTTGGAGTTATTAGTCAAGCTGTAAATAATAAAGAATTAAACATTGTTTTTGGTATGGCTATTAATGATGATTTAACAGATGATGATGAAATTATTGTAACTGTTATAGCAACAGGTTTTGATAATAAAAACTTACAAAATCATGAACCAAATATTGTAAAATCAAATAAATCTGAAATGCAATCAGAAGTTATGAAAAAATCAGAAACAAAAGAAACTGAAGAAGAAAATGATGAATTTGATGATGAAATGAGTTTAACAACAACAGAAGATACTGAAGAAGATTTCAATGATGATGATTTTCCAACATTTTTAAAATAG
- a CDS encoding signal peptidase II has protein sequence MWIKDKLVETKVFLKNHNYLWKFKLVVCLPIFISLISFDWITKAVVVSHMRLGETKTFISGFLNFQYVINLGMAYGRLHDKSYLVIIFATIFSLFLTIMFIFLNNKKWLIVLVIILAGSWGNLLARLWAPGNEDNLYYGVVDFLTWDFSLLNSRDYVFNLADLYVNIAIGLTILFTIIELVLYIKSKIKTKKEKIENEQNNS, from the coding sequence ATGTGAATAAAAGATAAGCTAGTAGAAACAAAAGTTTTTTTAAAAAACCACAATTATCTTTGAAAATTCAAACTAGTAGTATGTTTACCTATTTTTATAAGTTTAATTAGTTTTGATTGAATTACAAAAGCTGTAGTTGTGTCTCATATGAGATTAGGAGAAACTAAAACTTTTATTAGTGGGTTTTTAAACTTTCAATACGTGATTAATCTTGGAATGGCTTATGGTAGGTTACATGACAAATCTTATTTAGTAATTATTTTTGCAACAATTTTTAGTTTATTTTTAACAATAATGTTTATTTTTTTAAATAATAAAAAATGATTAATTGTTCTAGTAATTATATTAGCTGGATCTTGAGGTAATTTATTAGCTAGATTATGAGCTCCAGGTAATGAAGATAATTTATATTATGGAGTTGTTGATTTTTTAACTTGAGATTTTAGTTTACTTAATTCAAGAGATTATGTGTTTAATTTAGCTGATTTGTATGTCAATATTGCAATTGGTTTAACAATTTTATTTACTATTATTGAATTAGTTTTATATATAAAAAGCAAAATTAAAACAAAAAAAGAAAAAATAGAAAATGAACAAAATAACTCTTAA
- a CDS encoding YceD family protein, whose amino-acid sequence MKLVFSINDFKTKKHYKLKDELTDLNSYQSNNILIKSYDYISYDLDLDYNESIKTIYINGIINYTITGIDSRIGNEIKYNNSIDWNDEYSFTNNSDFNTNIIISDQFNLLDYIIEQINLNIPFNLSLNNDILKKYGLGWSLESEDNFQNSKNDQIDPRWEQLDNFKLDKTK is encoded by the coding sequence ATGAAATTAGTTTTTAGTATTAATGATTTTAAAACTAAAAAACATTATAAACTTAAAGATGAATTAACTGATTTAAATAGTTACCAATCAAATAATATTTTAATCAAGTCATATGATTATATTAGTTATGATTTAGATCTTGATTATAATGAATCAATTAAAACTATTTATATTAATGGAATAATTAATTATACAATTACTGGTATTGATTCAAGAATAGGAAATGAGATTAAATATAATAATTCTATTGACTGAAATGATGAGTATAGTTTTACTAATAATAGTGATTTTAATACTAACATTATTATTAGTGATCAATTTAATTTATTAGATTATATAATTGAGCAAATAAATCTTAATATTCCTTTCAATTTATCTTTAAATAATGATATACTTAAAAAGTATGGTCTTGGATGAAGTTTAGAAAGTGAAGATAACTTTCAAAATTCTAAAAATGATCAAATAGATCCAAGATGAGAACAACTTGATAATTTTAAATTAGATAAAACTAAATAA
- the ileS gene encoding isoleucine--tRNA ligase, with translation MSNKYKDTLLIGQTNFDMRANLAQKEPKIEQFWLDNKIYNKKMKLNENKKIFILHDGPPYANGDLHIGHALNKTLKDFIVRYRNAAGYYSPFIMGWDTHGLPIESAITKMGVDRKSMSSVAFRELCYKYALGQIQNQADQFNRLGMFTDYDVKYVTLTHDFEMSELRLYEKMYQKGLIYKDLKPIYWSPSSETALADSEIVYKDITSPSIYVGCDVINSDEFKNTQLVIWTTTPWTLPSNQLIAIGEKIKYSLVQVENLDKQFILASDLVDQVSKIIGWENVKVVKELDANKLVGLNYVHPLYDSKINKIVLGHHVTSESGSGLVHIASGFGEDDFLIAKQNNVKPFAPLDDQGKFTNKIGDVDPEIVGMFYDDTNKIITKRLENNHKLLKLNFLTHSYPHDWRTKKPIIYRCTLQWFVNLAPVKKEILKNVDQIDTHPKWAKKRLYQVLDERLDWTISRQRLWGVPIIAFYDQNNNLVLNNEILNYAINKIEKVGTNAWFSLDADEFLPDEYKNKSLRKERDTLDVWFDSGSSSIALSEKYPKLQAPYDIYLEGNDQYRGWFNASMINSTIYANKSPYKQLVSHGMTTDEKGNKMSKSLGNGVDPIEFSNELGADILRLWVASTDFTDDQKIGKEIIKQISEAYRKIRNTMRFILANLNDFNPKTDYQAKLSEVDMYSLANLTTFKNRALQAYEELNFNLVYTTTMNYVTKNLSAFYLDFIKDILYINSKNDLRRRQVQTVLYEQLYCLIDILRPILVHTVEEVYQNLNDNKLESVHLLDNREQNFVYDKEFIDKWDKVMVLRDDVNKALEISRESKIINKGFEAVVYIKLDKEYEKLKDIKDLSQIFIVNSINFVDNIDDSFVRTNISSIKVVQKQGLKCQRCWQIFDNLIDDEICNHCNNVVKSL, from the coding sequence ATGTCAAATAAATATAAAGACACATTACTAATTGGTCAAACTAATTTTGATATGCGTGCAAATTTAGCTCAAAAAGAGCCTAAAATTGAACAATTTTGACTAGATAACAAAATTTATAATAAAAAAATGAAATTAAATGAAAACAAAAAAATTTTTATTCTACATGATGGACCACCTTATGCAAATGGAGATTTACATATTGGTCATGCTTTAAATAAAACTTTAAAAGATTTCATTGTTAGATATAGAAATGCAGCTGGGTATTATTCTCCTTTTATTATGGGTTGAGATACTCATGGTTTACCTATTGAAAGTGCTATTACTAAAATGGGTGTTGATCGTAAATCTATGAGCAGTGTTGCTTTTAGAGAACTTTGTTATAAATATGCTTTAGGACAAATCCAAAATCAAGCTGATCAATTTAACCGCTTAGGAATGTTTACTGATTATGATGTTAAGTATGTAACTTTAACTCATGATTTTGAAATGTCTGAGCTAAGATTATATGAAAAAATGTATCAAAAAGGATTGATTTATAAAGATTTAAAACCTATTTATTGATCACCATCAAGTGAAACTGCCTTAGCTGATTCTGAAATTGTTTATAAAGATATAACCTCTCCTTCAATTTATGTAGGTTGTGATGTTATTAATAGTGATGAATTTAAAAATACTCAATTAGTTATTTGAACAACTACTCCTTGAACTTTACCATCAAACCAATTAATTGCTATTGGAGAAAAAATTAAATATAGTTTAGTTCAAGTAGAAAATCTTGATAAACAATTTATTTTAGCTTCTGATTTAGTAGATCAAGTAAGTAAAATTATTGGTTGAGAAAATGTTAAAGTAGTTAAAGAATTAGATGCAAATAAATTAGTTGGATTAAATTATGTTCACCCTTTATATGATTCAAAAATTAATAAAATAGTTTTAGGACATCATGTTACAAGTGAGTCTGGATCAGGTTTAGTTCATATTGCTTCAGGATTTGGTGAAGATGACTTTTTAATTGCAAAACAAAATAATGTAAAACCATTTGCTCCACTTGATGATCAAGGAAAATTTACAAATAAAATTGGAGATGTAGATCCAGAAATTGTTGGTATGTTTTATGATGATACTAATAAAATAATTACTAAAAGATTAGAAAATAACCATAAATTATTGAAACTAAACTTTTTAACTCATTCATATCCACATGACTGAAGAACTAAAAAACCAATAATTTATAGATGTACTTTACAATGATTTGTTAACTTAGCTCCAGTTAAAAAAGAAATTTTAAAAAATGTTGATCAAATTGATACTCATCCAAAATGAGCTAAAAAACGTTTATATCAAGTTTTAGATGAAAGACTTGATTGAACTATTTCTCGTCAAAGATTATGAGGAGTTCCAATTATTGCTTTTTATGATCAAAATAATAATTTAGTTTTAAACAATGAAATTTTAAACTATGCAATTAATAAAATTGAAAAAGTTGGGACTAATGCTTGATTTAGTTTAGATGCTGATGAATTTTTACCAGATGAATATAAAAATAAATCATTAAGAAAAGAAAGAGACACTTTAGATGTTTGATTTGATTCAGGAAGTAGTTCAATTGCTTTAAGTGAAAAATATCCTAAGTTACAAGCGCCTTATGATATTTATTTAGAAGGAAATGACCAATATCGTGGTTGATTTAATGCTTCAATGATTAATTCAACTATTTATGCAAACAAATCTCCTTATAAACAATTAGTATCACATGGTATGACTACTGATGAAAAAGGAAATAAAATGTCTAAATCACTTGGTAATGGTGTTGATCCAATTGAATTTTCAAATGAACTTGGTGCTGATATTTTAAGATTATGAGTAGCTTCAACTGACTTTACTGATGATCAAAAAATTGGAAAAGAAATTATTAAACAAATTAGTGAAGCATATAGAAAAATTAGAAACACAATGCGTTTTATTTTAGCTAATTTAAATGATTTTAATCCTAAAACTGATTATCAAGCTAAATTAAGTGAAGTTGATATGTATAGTTTAGCTAACTTAACTACTTTTAAAAATAGAGCTTTACAAGCATATGAAGAATTAAACTTCAATTTAGTTTATACAACAACTATGAATTATGTTACTAAGAATTTATCTGCTTTTTATTTAGATTTTATTAAAGATATTTTATACATTAATAGTAAAAACGATCTAAGAAGAAGACAAGTTCAAACTGTTTTATATGAACAATTGTATTGTTTGATTGATATTTTAAGACCAATTTTAGTTCATACTGTTGAAGAAGTTTATCAAAATTTAAATGACAATAAACTTGAATCAGTTCACTTATTAGATAATAGAGAACAAAACTTTGTTTATGATAAAGAATTTATTGACAAATGAGATAAAGTAATGGTTTTAAGAGATGATGTTAATAAAGCTTTAGAAATTAGTAGAGAAAGTAAAATTATTAATAAAGGATTTGAAGCTGTTGTTTACATTAAATTAGATAAAGAATATGAAAAATTAAAAGATATTAAAGATTTAAGTCAAATCTTTATTGTTAATAGTATTAATTTTGTAGATAATATTGATGATAGTTTTGTTAGAACAAATATTTCATCAATTAAAGTTGTACAAAAACAAGGATTAAAATGCCAAAGATGTTGACAAATCTTTGATAATTTAATTGATGATGAAATTTGTAATCATTGTAATAATGTAGTTAAATCATTATAG
- the rsmH gene encoding 16S rRNA (cytosine(1402)-N(4))-methyltransferase RsmH: MDKHIPVLLDESIKYLNIKPNGIYVDCTLGRAGHASEILQRLSQNGFLYAIDQDKVAIDQAKEKLEKISNNFFLIQGNFSNLSALLAINHVFNVDGILYDLGVSSPQLDIGSRGFSYKIDGPLDMRMDITNNSLTADIIVNQYPETQIADILFKYGEESFAKNIAKKIVLSRPINSTLKLVEVIKSALPQKVLKQKKHPAKKTFQALRIFINNELIVLENSLKQALELLNSKGRICVITFHSLEEKIVKNIFNNSTNYFQEQLFNNLPIKANLNSQFKLVIKKPIKPSLLELENNYRSHSAKLWVIEKN; the protein is encoded by the coding sequence ATGGACAAACATATTCCAGTTTTATTAGATGAAAGTATTAAATATTTAAATATCAAGCCTAATGGTATTTATGTTGATTGTACACTTGGAAGAGCTGGACACGCTAGTGAGATTTTACAAAGGCTTAGTCAGAATGGTTTTTTATATGCAATTGATCAAGATAAAGTTGCAATTGATCAAGCAAAAGAAAAATTAGAAAAAATTAGTAACAATTTTTTTCTAATTCAAGGTAATTTTTCAAATTTATCAGCTTTGCTAGCTATTAATCATGTATTTAATGTTGATGGTATTTTATATGATTTAGGAGTTTCTTCGCCTCAGTTAGATATTGGATCTAGAGGATTTAGTTATAAAATTGATGGTCCATTAGATATGAGAATGGATATTACTAACAACAGTTTGACAGCAGATATTATAGTTAATCAATATCCAGAAACTCAGATTGCAGATATTTTATTTAAATATGGTGAAGAAAGTTTTGCAAAAAATATAGCTAAAAAAATTGTTTTATCCCGTCCAATTAATTCAACATTAAAATTAGTTGAAGTAATTAAATCCGCATTGCCTCAAAAAGTTTTAAAACAAAAAAAACACCCAGCTAAAAAAACTTTTCAAGCATTAAGAATTTTTATAAATAATGAATTAATAGTTTTAGAAAATTCTTTAAAACAAGCTTTAGAATTATTAAATAGTAAGGGAAGAATTTGTGTTATTACTTTTCATTCTTTAGAAGAAAAAATAGTTAAAAATATTTTTAATAATAGTACAAATTATTTTCAAGAACAATTATTTAATAATTTGCCAATTAAAGCAAACTTAAATTCTCAATTTAAATTAGTAATCAAAAAACCGATTAAACCAAGTTTATTAGAATTAGAAAATAATTATCGTTCTCATAGTGCAAAACTTTGAGTTATTGAAAAAAATTAG
- a CDS encoding alpha/beta hydrolase produces MNDKYPNLAKTMINMWNSRFSKTIHKRDEGFAINFSPIKIFSFLNSINRNSNKKLKIKEYKNPNLNFWIYSLDNTKLAASIWLNEKESNKWVIGVHGYNSNRLDVLYLIWHYQSLGYNILTFDFRNHGISDSNCITWGYKEKWDLIAVINWLIKNYDVSLIGLVGTSMGAFTTNYFLLTENDLIKKANVKWAVSDSSYMSVKNLLQRMIKDYSPKFLTNLSKDVLDNILEIYKNEYDVDLTKLDFVKLISINTKYIPVLYIHNRLDKVTSYLDSFRMYQMKNNIENSFANQIEIYDRGTHHTKSIIEFENEYVSKSLNFVKLQEKNNHKQQ; encoded by the coding sequence ATGAATGATAAATATCCAAATCTAGCAAAAACTATGATTAATATGTGAAACTCTAGATTTTCAAAAACTATTCACAAAAGAGATGAAGGTTTTGCTATTAATTTTAGCCCTATTAAAATATTTTCATTTCTTAATTCAATAAATAGAAATTCAAATAAAAAATTAAAAATTAAAGAATACAAAAATCCTAATTTGAATTTTTGAATTTATTCATTAGATAATACAAAATTAGCTGCAAGTATTTGATTAAATGAAAAAGAATCTAATAAATGAGTAATTGGTGTGCATGGGTATAATTCTAATCGTTTAGATGTTTTATATTTAATATGACATTATCAAAGTTTAGGATATAATATTTTAACTTTTGATTTTAGAAATCATGGTATTAGTGATTCTAATTGCATTACTTGAGGTTATAAAGAAAAATGAGATTTAATTGCTGTTATTAATTGGTTAATTAAAAACTATGATGTTAGTTTAATTGGATTAGTTGGAACTAGTATGGGTGCTTTTACAACTAATTATTTTTTATTAACAGAAAACGATTTGATTAAAAAAGCAAATGTTAAATGAGCAGTTTCTGATTCTTCATATATGTCTGTTAAAAATCTTTTACAAAGAATGATTAAAGATTATTCTCCTAAATTTTTAACTAATCTTTCAAAAGATGTTTTAGATAATATTTTAGAAATTTATAAAAATGAATATGATGTTGATTTAACTAAATTAGATTTTGTTAAGTTAATTTCAATTAATACAAAATATATTCCAGTTTTATATATTCATAATCGTCTAGATAAAGTCACAAGTTATTTAGATAGTTTTAGAATGTATCAAATGAAAAATAATATTGAAAATAGTTTTGCTAATCAAATTGAAATTTATGATCGCGGAACTCATCATACTAAATCTATTATTGAATTTGAAAATGAATATGTAAGTAAAAGTTTAAATTTTGTTAAATTACAAGAAAAAAATAATCACAAACAACAATAA
- the rpmF gene encoding 50S ribosomal protein L32: protein MAVPFRKTSKSAKNKRRSHLALSVASLVSCTNCGAMIKPHHVCKECGFYKNKEVKVVEA from the coding sequence ATGGCAGTACCATTTAGAAAAACTAGTAAATCTGCAAAAAATAAAAGAAGAAGTCATTTAGCACTTTCAGTTGCTAGTTTAGTGTCATGTACTAATTGTGGGGCTATGATTAAACCTCATCATGTATGTAAAGAATGCGGATTTTACAAAAACAAAGAAGTTAAAGTAGTAGAAGCATAA
- the pheT gene encoding phenylalanine--tRNA ligase subunit beta, which yields MIITRNWLKKYLNLDNISNDQINMALNSLGFEVDNVYDLNSLNSELILGYIEESKQILNTHLKLNKVNIGTKSLQIVCGASNVDVDQFVVVAPINATIANGLTLTNKKIQNYESQGMICALNEIGISQSVINKEDQLKIYNLFDKKLDLKKYLGKDVKQIIGLDDYLFEVDLTLNRSDCLASFQILKELANYFDLEIKNYDNKFNDFKENNLDLKITINKKIEEQIRTISYSNFVLNNHLNKLDSIDDIFLKLNQISSTNNLINDLSLLSTLATAQAHILIDLDKLKNFNLKLELINHNDKEFLCLTSDNQIVNIIGLQTESNFSIDSNSKNVLNIMLNIEPNLMRKQQKLLNTSNINLQRYIKPINPNLFDLANSNLANLLSSYNLVNKAYKVKVLKQTYKNKTEFEIKISEINDLLGTDLTINQIKNLFKKLDFKINNKNDLLTFSIDPNRIDILSKNDLCEEVARLYSYDNIQEVALSFISFKKPKNLSLKLENKLTNYLIGLGFNNTKTYSLTNQIDASHWNLFNISDFINLLSPLSNLRQTYRTSLSKSLIDTAIYNHSINNKELKLFEIADIYNLNQSKQRHLVFLTSHHIYKNVLNHQLIENNFYYNKEILENIFDLYNLDFSQIKYVNNLDVIKEIHPYINASIYYQEQLIGFIYQLNPKFEAENKLNKTFVCEINLDILNKLKNNIIEAKTLSKFQSSSRDLTIEISNDLNYQDILLKAIRDVKYITNNKIVDLYLDDKLAKNNTKALTIQFIFNDLEHQLTEAEINTEFEKIISNVKKMKVVIR from the coding sequence ATGATTATTACAAGAAATTGATTAAAAAAATATCTTAATTTAGATAACATTTCAAATGATCAAATTAATATGGCTTTAAATTCTTTAGGATTTGAAGTTGATAATGTTTATGATTTAAACTCACTAAATTCTGAACTAATTTTAGGTTATATAGAAGAATCAAAACAAATTTTAAATACTCATTTGAAATTAAATAAAGTTAATATAGGAACCAAAAGTTTACAAATTGTTTGTGGAGCTAGTAATGTTGATGTTGATCAATTTGTAGTTGTAGCCCCAATCAATGCAACTATTGCAAATGGTTTAACTTTAACTAATAAAAAAATTCAAAACTATGAATCACAAGGAATGATTTGTGCTTTAAATGAAATTGGTATTAGCCAATCTGTTATTAATAAAGAAGACCAGTTAAAAATTTATAATCTTTTTGATAAAAAATTAGATTTAAAAAAATATTTAGGAAAAGATGTTAAACAAATTATTGGTTTAGATGATTATTTATTTGAAGTTGATTTAACTTTAAATAGAAGTGATTGTTTAGCTAGTTTTCAAATTTTAAAAGAACTTGCAAATTATTTTGATTTAGAAATTAAAAATTATGATAATAAATTTAATGATTTTAAAGAAAATAATTTAGATTTAAAAATAACAATTAATAAAAAGATTGAAGAACAAATAAGAACTATTAGTTATTCAAATTTTGTTTTAAATAATCATTTAAACAAATTAGACTCAATTGATGATATTTTTTTAAAATTAAACCAAATTAGTTCAACTAATAATTTGATAAATGATCTAAGTTTACTTTCAACACTTGCAACAGCTCAAGCTCATATTTTAATTGATTTAGATAAATTAAAAAATTTTAATTTAAAATTAGAATTAATTAATCATAATGATAAAGAATTTTTGTGTTTAACTAGTGATAATCAAATAGTTAATATTATAGGTTTACAAACTGAATCTAACTTTAGTATTGATAGTAATTCTAAAAATGTTTTAAACATTATGTTAAATATTGAACCTAATTTAATGAGAAAACAACAAAAACTTTTAAATACTTCTAATATTAATTTACAAAGATACATTAAACCAATTAACCCTAATTTATTTGATTTAGCTAATTCAAACTTAGCTAATTTATTAAGTAGCTATAATTTAGTTAATAAAGCTTATAAAGTCAAAGTTTTAAAACAAACTTATAAAAATAAAACTGAATTTGAAATTAAAATATCTGAAATTAATGATTTACTAGGAACTGATTTAACTATTAATCAAATTAAAAATCTATTTAAAAAATTAGATTTTAAAATTAATAATAAAAATGACTTATTAACTTTTAGTATTGATCCAAACAGAATTGATATACTAAGTAAAAATGATTTATGTGAAGAAGTTGCTAGATTATATTCATATGATAATATTCAAGAAGTTGCTTTAAGTTTTATTAGTTTTAAAAAACCAAAAAATTTAAGTTTAAAATTAGAAAATAAATTAACTAATTATTTAATTGGTTTAGGGTTTAATAATACTAAAACTTATTCTTTAACAAATCAAATTGATGCAAGTCATTGAAACTTATTTAATATCTCAGATTTTATTAATTTATTATCACCATTATCAAATTTAAGACAAACTTATAGAACTAGTTTAAGTAAATCATTAATTGATACTGCTATTTATAATCATTCTATTAATAACAAAGAATTAAAATTATTTGAAATTGCAGATATTTATAATTTAAATCAATCAAAACAAAGACATTTAGTATTTTTAACAAGTCATCATATTTATAAAAATGTCTTAAATCATCAATTAATTGAAAATAATTTTTATTATAATAAAGAAATTTTAGAAAATATTTTTGATTTATATAATTTAGATTTTAGTCAAATTAAATATGTTAATAATTTGGATGTTATTAAAGAAATTCATCCTTATATTAATGCATCTATTTATTATCAAGAACAATTAATTGGCTTTATTTATCAATTAAACCCCAAATTTGAAGCTGAAAATAAATTAAATAAAACTTTTGTTTGTGAAATTAATTTAGATATTTTAAATAAATTAAAAAATAATATTATAGAAGCAAAAACACTAAGTAAATTTCAAAGTTCTTCAAGAGATTTAACAATAGAAATTTCAAATGATTTAAATTATCAAGACATTTTATTAAAAGCTATTAGGGATGTTAAATATATAACTAATAACAAAATTGTAGATTTATATTTAGATGATAAACTAGCTAAAAATAATACAAAAGCTTTAACTATTCAATTTATATTTAATGACTTAGAACATCAATTAACTGAAGCTGAAATTAATACAGAATTTGAAAAAATTATTTCTAATGTTAAAAAAATGAAAGTAGTGATTAGATAA
- a CDS encoding cell division protein SepF, whose translation MFFKKKKSNFKHDDKDQDQIEFELTDSDFYENESSILKDSHNQQSTSNQNYQTNNFDNDSSFKDDHLDFEKTHINTYVFSPMKFSEIKSVVDTLLEHSVVVVDFKNLDDTKAKRFKDFLSGVLYIKKGEYIRLNENIYKFIIKN comes from the coding sequence ATGTTTTTTAAAAAGAAAAAAAGTAATTTTAAACACGATGATAAAGATCAAGATCAAATAGAATTTGAATTGACTGATTCTGATTTTTATGAAAATGAAAGTTCTATTTTAAAAGATAGTCATAATCAACAAAGTACTTCTAATCAAAATTATCAAACAAATAATTTTGATAATGACTCTAGTTTTAAAGACGATCATTTAGATTTTGAAAAAACTCATATTAATACATATGTTTTTAGTCCTATGAAATTTTCTGAAATTAAATCAGTTGTTGATACTTTATTAGAACATAGTGTTGTTGTTGTAGATTTTAAAAACTTAGATGACACTAAAGCTAAACGTTTTAAAGATTTTCTTTCTGGAGTTTTATATATTAAAAAAGGTGAATATATTAGACTTAATGAAAATATTTATAAATTTATAATTAAAAATTAA